The Bacteroidales bacterium nucleotide sequence TTCCCCTTTCGCTACAAAAAAGAGGAATTCCAGGGACTTCCCCGGCAAAAGTTCCTCAGTGCACTCAACGAGGAAGGAATTCCCTGTTCCGGAGGTTATTCCCCCCTGAATAAAATGTCCTATTTCAGAGATGCTTTTCAATGGAAAATGTTTCAACGAGTCTTTCCTAAGGACATGCTGGATTTTGACAGGTATGTGGAGCGGAACCAATGTCCTGAAAATGACCGGCTGTGTGAAGAAGCAGTATGGTTTTCTCAGAATCTCTTACTCACAGAGCAATCCGATATGGATGATATTGCCAGGGCAATTGAAAAAATTTATAACAATTCAGAAAAGATTAAAAAATCTGTTTGATGGATTCGGAAAGCATTTACGGTTGAATTTGTCTGTCAGATTTTTTATTTTTGGTGATGACCCAGATGAAAAAAGCTATGAAGAACTTTTCAATGTTCATTTCTTTAATGGCAATTTTTGTATCCGTCCGAGACGGGAAAAGTTCGGAAAGAGATTTTCCTTCTGATACAGACAGCCCCAATATTATCCTGATCTATTGTGATAATCTGGGTTATGGCGATATTGAACCTTTTGGAGCGGAGGTGAACCGGACTCCCAATCTGAATCGTATGGCCCGTGAGGGTCGTAGATTTACCCATTTCTGTGTCACTGCCGGTGTTTGTACTCCTTCCCGTGCCAGCCTGATGACTGGATGTTATGCCCAGCGTGTAGGTATGGATTATAACCCCCGTGATGGCAATGTCCTGCGACCTGTTTCTCCGTATGGGCTGAATCCAAACGAAATCACTATTGCTGATGTACTCAGAAAACAGGACTATGCCACAAAAATTATTGGTAAATGGCATTTGGGTGATCAACCTGAGTTTCTTCCCACCCGCCAGGGATTCGATTCATTTTTCGGCCTGCCTTACAGTGATGATATGACTGAAGCCACAGGGAAACGAATAGGTGACCGGCTAGGCGGCGCCCAGTGGCCTCCGTTGCCGTTAATGGAAGACGAAAGCATTATTGAGGCACCGGCAAATCGCAATTTGCTGACGCAACGAGAAACAGAGAGAGCCCTGGAGTTTATCGAGCAACAACAAGATCACCCCTTTTTTCTTTACTTACCACATAATATGCCTGGAAGTACACCCGAGCCTTTTGCGGGTCCGCGTTTTCAGGGTCGAAGTGCAAATGGACCGTGGGGAGACGTCATCGAAGAATTGGACTGGTCACTCGGACAGATATTGGATAAACTTGAGCACCTTGGTCTCGAGGGACAAACGCTGGTCATTTGGACATCAGATAACGGCGCCCCATTGGCCAGTGGTGTTAATCCTGATTCCCCGCATTACAGCCCAAGGCGAGGCAGTAATCTTCCCTTGCATGGCGAAGGATATACTACAGCGGAAGGGAGTTTTCGCGTACCCACAATCATGTGGTGGCCGGGTAAAATTCCGGCGGGAACGATATGCAATGAGTTGTGCACAACAATGGATATTCTGCCTACGCTGGCAAACCTGGCCGGGACCGAGCCACCTAAAGATCGCATCATTGACGGCCATGACATACGACCCCTTATGTTTGCCAGGTCAGGTGCCGAATCGCCTTACGAGGTCTTCTATTACTACCAGGGAAAACAATTGCAGGCTGTTCGCAGCGGCCGTTGGAAGCTGTTCCTTCCTGTAGACAATTTTTCCAGGCATCCGCACTTCGGATCAGAGGAAGAGGCAGAGCCAT carries:
- a CDS encoding sulfatase, giving the protein MKNFSMFISLMAIFVSVRDGKSSERDFPSDTDSPNIILIYCDNLGYGDIEPFGAEVNRTPNLNRMAREGRRFTHFCVTAGVCTPSRASLMTGCYAQRVGMDYNPRDGNVLRPVSPYGLNPNEITIADVLRKQDYATKIIGKWHLGDQPEFLPTRQGFDSFFGLPYSDDMTEATGKRIGDRLGGAQWPPLPLMEDESIIEAPANRNLLTQRETERALEFIEQQQDHPFFLYLPHNMPGSTPEPFAGPRFQGRSANGPWGDVIEELDWSLGQILDKLEHLGLEGQTLVIWTSDNGAPLASGVNPDSPHYSPRRGSNLPLHGEGYTTAEGSFRVPTIMWWPGKIPAGTICNELCTTMDILPTLANLAGTEPPKDRIIDGHDIRPLMFARSGAESPYEVFYYYQGKQLQAVRSGRWKLFLPVDNFSRHPHFGSEEEAEPLLFDVVNDISSSLNVADQHPEVVQRLMDFAEDAREDLGDKGIIGKNERPHGHLDNPGPLR